The Oncorhynchus clarkii lewisi isolate Uvic-CL-2024 chromosome 29, UVic_Ocla_1.0, whole genome shotgun sequence genome contains a region encoding:
- the LOC139388339 gene encoding TNF receptor-associated factor 2-like: MATQEPSPPSSMESNKPGFPKKILANKLEDKHLCNCCHNLLRRPFQAQCGHRFCSYCFNMTVRDGPQKCNACIKEDIFEEPTSILKQGCAFPDNAARREVENLSAICINEGCTWKGNIKEYELSHEEKCEFMIIPCPSCKERIRFNEQERHNERECPERTLNCKYCKEPFHFKNIKAHDEICPKYPMICEGCAKKKIPREKYVDHIKFCSKFRTPCRFHVVGCDMSVEKERIHDHERACAYEHLNLLLHYIMGMKVSMEGLQPQGLELAGHKLLDLHRSLRELEVRVSQISTSSIGPPVQGVTFSSSSLGLPGPPTPALPLPPPPVPVPTLTVSTSFTPLPSSVGAALELQLHSEKTKVAELGRRCTDLEVKVGTFENVVCVLNREVERFTTTMEAGNRQHRLDQDKIEALSNKVRQLERTVGLKDLTVAEMEGRLREMSATTFDGVFVWRISDFTKKRQDAIAGRAPAMFSPAFYTSKYGYKMCLRIYLNGDGTGRGSHLSLFFVVMRGLSDALLKWPFNQKVTLMLLDQSSREHIIDAFRPDITSSSFQRPVSEMNIASGCPLFCPLSKLDAKNSYIRDDIIFIKAIVDLTGL, translated from the exons ATGGCCACGCAAGAACCATCCCCTCCATCGTCCATGGAGAGCAACAAACCCGGCTTCCCCAAGAAGATCCTGGCCAATAAGCTGGAGGATAAGCACCTGTGTAACTGCTGTCACAACCTGCTGCGGAGGCCCTTCCAAGCCCAGTGTGGACACCGCTTCTGTTCCTACTGCTTCAATATGACTGTCAG AGATGGACCTCAGAAATGCAATGCTTGTATCAAAGAGGACATTTTTGAAGAGCCCACGTCAATTCTAAAACAAGGCTGT GCTTTTCCTGACAACGCAGCTCGAAGAGAGGTCGAAAACCTCTCTGCTATCTGCATCAACGAAGGTTGCACTTGGAAAGGCAATATTAAAGAATACGAG TTGAGCCACGAAGAGAAGTGTGAGTTCATGATCATCCCCTGCCCTTCCTGTAAAGAGCGGATCCGCTTCAACGAACAGGAACGCCACAACGAGCGAGAGTGCCCTGAGAGAACCCTCAACTGCAAGTACTGCAAGGAACCATTTCATTTCAAAAACATCAAG GCCCACGACGAGATCTGCCCCAAGTACCCCATGATCTGTGAAGGCTGTGCCAAGAAGAAAATCCCCAGGGAGAAG TATGTGGACCACATTAAGTTCTGCAGCAAATTCAGAACGCCGTGCAGATTCCATGTTGTTGGGTGTGATATGTCA gtggagaaggagaggatcCACGACCACGAGAGGGCCTGTGCTTACGAGCACCTCAACCTGCTGCTACACTACATTATGGGCATGAAG GTGAGCATGGAGGGCCTGCAGCCGCAGGGACTGGAGCTAGCCGGACACAAGCTCCTGGACCTCCACCGTTCCCTCAGGGAGCTGGAGGTCCGCGTCTCCCAGATCAGCACCTCCTCGATCGGGCCTCCCGTGCAGGGGGtcaccttctcctcttcctccttagGTCTCCCGGGGCCTCCTACCCCGGCTCTTCCTCTGCCTCCACCTCCCGTCCCGGTCCCAACCCTGACCGTGTCCACCTCCTTCACCCCCCTGCCTAGCTCGGTGGGGGCGGCCCTGGAGCTGCAGCTCCACAGTGAGAAGACCAAGGTGGCGGAGCTGGGACGCAGGTGCACTGACCTGGAGGTGAAGGTGGGGACGTTTGagaatgtggtgtgtgtgttgaaccGAGAGGTAGAACGCTTCACCACCACCATGGAGGCAGGTAACAGACAGCATCGACTGGACCAGGATAAGATTGAGGCCCTGAGCAACAAG GTGCGGCAGCTGGAGAGGACGGTGGGACTGAAGGACCTGACGGTAGCGGAGATGGAGGGCAGGCTGAGAGAGATGTCGGCCACCACATTCGACGGCGTCTTCGTCTGGAGGATCTCTGACTTCACCAAGAAGAGACAGGACGCCATCGCTGGCCGAGCCCCCGCCATGTTCTCACCAG CATTCTACACCAGTAAATACGGCTATAAGATGTGTCTGCGGATCTACCTGAATGGGGACGGGACAGGGCGTGGCAGTCACCTTTCTCTTTTCTTTGTGGTGATGAGAGGACTGAGTGATGCTCTGCTAAAATGGCCCTTTAACCAGAAG GTGACTCTGATGCTGCTGGACCAGAGTAGCAGGGAGCACATCATCGACGCCTTCCGGCCTGACATCACTTCCTCCTCCTTCCAGAGGCCTGTGAGCGAGATGAACATCGCCAGCGGCTGCCCGCTGTTCTGCCCGCTCTCAAAGCTTGACGCCAAGAACTCCTACATCCGCGACGACATAATCTTCATCAAGGCCATTGTGGATCTCACAGGCCTTTAG